A stretch of Cyanobacteriota bacterium DNA encodes these proteins:
- the prfC gene encoding peptide chain release factor 3, translating to MANDSATADCPLRDELLREINRRRNFAIISHPDAGKTTLTEKLLLYGGAIHEAGAVKARREQRKVTSDWMEMEQQRGISITSTVLQFEYNGCQINLLDTPGHQDFSEDTYRTLAAADNAVMLIDAAKGLEPQTRKLFEVCRMRALPIFTFVNKLDRPGREPLELLDEIEKELGLQTYAVNYPIGMGDRFQGVFNRRTRQIHLFERSVHGSREARETIVDLTDPQIDDLIPADVFHQFKDELELLEGIGPDLDLDLVHQGKMTPVFFGSAMTNFGVKPFLNAFLDYALKPGAHHSSQGDIAPDYPQFSGFVFKLQANMDPKHRDRVAFVRVCSGKFEKDMTVNHARSGKTVRLSRPQKLFAQERESIDSAYPGDVIGLNNPGMFAIGDTIYIGSKIEYDGIPCFSPELFAYLKNPNPSKFKQFHKGVSELQEEGAVQIMYSVDDLKRDPILAAVGQLQFEVVQFRLKHEYGVETTLDPLPYSVARWVIGGWDALKRVGRLFNTAVVKDLWDRPVLLFRNEWNLQQVQADHPELELSAVAPLK from the coding sequence ATGGCTAACGACTCTGCTACTGCCGATTGTCCCCTCCGAGATGAGCTACTGCGGGAAATCAATCGTCGCCGCAATTTTGCTATCATTTCTCACCCAGACGCAGGCAAAACCACCCTTACGGAAAAGCTATTGCTCTATGGAGGTGCCATTCACGAAGCAGGAGCCGTCAAAGCCCGCCGCGAGCAACGCAAAGTCACCTCTGACTGGATGGAAATGGAACAGCAACGGGGAATTTCCATTACGTCCACTGTGTTGCAGTTTGAATACAACGGCTGTCAGATTAATCTGCTAGATACCCCCGGTCACCAAGACTTTAGCGAAGACACTTACCGCACCCTCGCTGCTGCTGACAACGCTGTGATGCTAATCGATGCTGCCAAGGGTCTAGAGCCACAAACTCGCAAACTGTTTGAGGTTTGCCGAATGCGGGCATTGCCTATTTTTACTTTTGTCAACAAGCTGGATCGTCCGGGACGAGAACCACTAGAGCTGCTAGATGAGATTGAAAAAGAACTAGGACTCCAGACCTATGCGGTGAACTATCCCATCGGCATGGGCGATCGCTTTCAAGGTGTATTCAACCGGCGCACTCGCCAAATTCATCTGTTTGAGCGCAGTGTCCACGGTAGCCGTGAAGCTAGGGAAACGATCGTTGACCTTACAGATCCTCAAATTGACGACTTAATCCCCGCTGATGTTTTCCATCAGTTCAAAGATGAGCTAGAGCTATTGGAAGGTATTGGGCCAGATTTGGATCTAGACTTAGTGCATCAAGGCAAAATGACCCCTGTGTTCTTTGGCAGTGCTATGACGAATTTTGGGGTAAAGCCGTTTCTAAACGCCTTTTTGGACTATGCACTTAAGCCTGGTGCCCACCACAGTAGCCAAGGTGACATTGCCCCTGATTATCCCCAATTTTCGGGCTTTGTGTTTAAGCTCCAAGCCAATATGGATCCTAAGCATCGCGATCGCGTTGCCTTCGTCCGTGTGTGTTCTGGCAAGTTTGAAAAGGATATGACAGTTAACCATGCTCGCTCTGGCAAAACTGTGCGCCTCTCTCGTCCCCAAAAGCTGTTTGCTCAAGAACGTGAATCCATAGACAGCGCTTATCCTGGTGATGTCATTGGTCTAAATAATCCTGGGATGTTTGCGATCGGCGATACTATTTACATCGGCTCCAAGATAGAGTACGACGGCATACCCTGCTTTTCACCCGAACTGTTTGCCTACCTGAAAAATCCCAACCCCTCTAAATTCAAGCAATTTCACAAGGGCGTGTCAGAACTTCAGGAGGAAGGTGCTGTGCAGATTATGTACTCCGTAGATGACCTCAAACGTGATCCCATTCTTGCTGCCGTTGGCCAACTTCAGTTCGAGGTGGTTCAATTTCGCCTCAAACATGAATATGGTGTAGAGACTACCTTAGATCCCTTGCCCTATTCCGTCGCCCGTTGGGTGATTGGCGGCTGGGATGCTCTAAAACGTGTAGGCCGTCTGTTTAACACTGCTGTAGTTAAGGATCTTTGGGATCGTCCGGTATTGCTCTTCCGCAACGAATGGAACCTGCAACAGGTGCAAGCCGATCATCCTGAACTTGAACTCAGTGCCGTTGCCCCGTTGAAGTGA